Proteins from a genomic interval of Capsicum annuum cultivar UCD-10X-F1 chromosome 4, UCD10Xv1.1, whole genome shotgun sequence:
- the LOC124897564 gene encoding uncharacterized protein LOC124897564: MQQPEDLLRELGNPLVRHEGRRLNRAADILAKAGRKKDVHRYFEEWAVPPVFIRNAVIIDKEGTSVVKQYFDMHASVNFISNQAVARYSLPVSTTECNISTLDDGPIGSIPQLYNMYEEY, from the exons ATGCAACAGCCTGA GGATCTTCTTCGGGAGTTGGGGAACCCACTGGTACGCCATGAAGGTAGAAGGCTTAACAGAGCTGCAGACATTTTGGCTAAGGCAGGAAGGAAGAAAGATGTACATCGCTATTTTGAAGAATGGGCAGTTCCACCTGTGTTTATTCGTAATGCTGTTATAATAGATAAAGAGGGAACTTCCGTTGTTAAGCAGTATTTTGATATGCATGCTAGTGTCAACTTTATTAGTAATCAAGCTGTTGCACGGTATAGTTTGCCGGTATCTACTACTGAATGTAATATTAGTACTCTAGATGATGGCCCTATAGGGTCTATTCCGCAGCTTTACAATATGTATGAAGAATATTAA